From one Salmo salar chromosome ssa09, Ssal_v3.1, whole genome shotgun sequence genomic stretch:
- the mtnr1al gene encoding melatonin receptor type 1A-like, which yields MVEDTVAPRNSSSQGHGRDTEGHPYPLVVTLLATVLIVTIVVDILGNLLVILSVFRNRKLRKAGNAFVVSLALADLVVAIYPYPLVLTAIFHNGWIAGYIHCQISGFLMGLSVIGSIFNITGIAINRYCYICHNLKYDKLFSNQNTMCYVILVWALTVLAIVPNWFVESLQYDPRVYSCTFAQSVSSLYTITVVVVHFILPISIVTYCYLRIWILVLQVRRRVKPDTRPKIKPHDFRIFLTMFVVFVLFAVCWAPLNFIGLAVAINPRLGVNIPEWLFTASYFMAYFNSCLNAVIYGVLNQNFRKEYKRIVLIILKFHCRGFARASEQHC from the exons ATGGTTGAAGATACTGTGGCCCCTAGAAACTCTTCTTCACAAGGGCATGGCAGGGACACAGAGGGGCATCCTTACCCGTTGGTGGTCACTCTACTGGCAACAGTCCTGATCGTAACTATTGTGGTAGATATTCTGGGGAACCTGTTGGTCATCTTGTCTGTCTTCAGGAACAGGAAACTCAGGAAAGCAG GAAATGCCTTTGTGGTGAGTTTGGCTCTGGCCGACCTGGTGGTGGCGATCTACCCTTACCCTCTGGTTCTGACAGCCATCTTTCACAATGGCTGGATCGCCGGGTACATCCACTGCCAGATCAGCGGCTTCCTGATGGGCCTGAGCGTCATCGGTTCCATCTTCAACATCACCGGCATCGCCATCAACCGCTACTGCTACATCTGTCACAATCTGAAGTACGACAAGCTCTTCTCCAACCAGAACACCATGTGTTACGTCATCCTGGTGTGGGCGCTGACTGTGCTGGCCATCGTGCCCAACTGGTTTGTGGAGTCTCTGCAGTACGACCCGAGGGTCTACTCGTGTACCTTCGCCCAGTCGGTTAGTTCCTTGTACACCATCACCGTGGTCGTGGTTCACTTCATCCTCCCCATCAGTATCGTCACGTACTGCTACCTGAGGATCTGGATCCTGGTCTTACAGGTGAGGAGACGGGTGAAACCGGACACGAGGCCCAAGATCAAACCACACGACTTCCGTATCTTCCTGACTATGTTTGTGGTGTTTGTGTTGTTCGCTGTCTGCTGGGCTCCGCTGAACTTCATCGGGCTGGCGGTGGCTATCAACCCCAGACTGGGTGTGAATATCCCAGAGTGGCTCTTCACAGCCAGCTACTTCATGGCCTATTTCAACAGCTGCCTCAACGCAGTCATCTACGGAGTGCTCAACCAAAACTTCAGGAAGGAGTACAAAAGGATAGTTCTAATAATTTTAAAGTTCCACTGCAGAGGCTTCGCGAGGGCTTCAGAACAGCACTGCTGA